Part of the Archocentrus centrarchus isolate MPI-CPG fArcCen1 chromosome 4, fArcCen1, whole genome shotgun sequence genome is shown below.
ACTTAAAGACCTAATGCATCTTTAATACTGTCAAGAACAAAGAAGATGTGTTTCACTCTGCCAGCGTGATTATTAAAAGGTAACAGTTGTTTTGACTGTAGACTGATTTAGACATTGATTGATCACCAGGTCTTAAGAGGTTAAGACTACATTTTCTGTTTAAGCTAAGAAAATCAATCAAATAGTTGACAAGCAACCATCTGACTGTAATGAAATCCTAAATCAAAtctagaaaacaaacaaaaaaaacaaacaaaaaaaaaaaaaaaaaaaaaagacataccaTACTACAATATCTCTTCTGTAACATTTGTGTTTGTAGAGAGCAGGATCCAGGTGTGGCTGCGTGTCTGTATAGcaaataaacattaaacaagCATAACGTTTTCTGTGAACACAATCATACCGTTGGCAGCAGCAGAGTGCAGAGTGTCTCATGTTAACATCCATCTGATTGCTCTCCTCTACATTAGGAAGCTCTGTTGGCTCGTGGAGAAACTTCTgcaggtcagtctgtgggaACCCATTTTTCTGGTAGCTCTGTTAGTAAAACAGAAAGATATTAAGAACTGACAattaaaaaacagctgtttaacaCTATATAAACCCTATTCAAACATGAAGCAGACACCAGTCTACAAAACCACAAATAGATATAGGTGTGGTAAACTTAGATTGagtttatcccccccccccttcatgaTTTAAATCTGAAATTTGAATTAATAAAGGCTTTTTATGGATGCTTCATTCAGTGACCATTTTCTCTGCTCAGCCAAGTAATTACATCAATGCTGAAGGGACAAGCAAGATGCAAGGCAAGATGTAAGAGGAGCACAGGATGcacttaacattttttttctagccttcttcttcttcatctatCTAGCCATCTTCTCCTGTGGCCAGGAGGGATGGGGGTAGTGTCTGGCCATCAGTGCTTAGGCTTGCCcagacaccaccaccaccaccccctctTCCCAGCAACCTCCTGTCTCTCTTCTGGTAGTACACAGAGGCAGTCCCAAGCCAGCTAAGAGACATTCTGTCAATCTCGAATTCACTCAAATCCTTTCAGAATTGaactttcatttttctgtccCTGATAAATGCATTTCCTGAAGAATTTGTGGACCAACTACAACTCAATCCTGTCACTTGTCAGTTTAGTTAGGACGGACAATGACTCATCTTGAGCCTAAGTTTGAGGATTCTAGGAAATATAACAAGAACAAAAGGTGCTCTTCTAGTTTAAGCATCTTGTAAGTGGTGCACCATTTCTGCGCCACGTTGTGTAGTGTGAACAACCCTTCTGTGCTTTCTGCCAACAAGACAAAGCACACAAAGGATTGTCGTTAAGGCTAAGTCTACATTTTCAAGCTTCCAGTCAGGCCTAGCAAGATTAAAGAGTTTAATTCACAAAGTGCGAAAACTTTCATATGACTTGCACTCGGCTAACACAGAAGTACCTTGATGGTCTCATAGGCGTCGGTTATGAGAGCGATGAAGAGGGACAGCACCATGTAGATGAACAGGGAGATGAAGGAGTAGAGGTAAGCCCGACTGAAGAGCCACACCAAGGTGTTTTTGTCCTTTAGCTGGGCGAAGGTGGTGAACATGTCATCTCCGTTCAGCAGGGAGAACAGGCACTCGGCCACAAGGCTGAGACCCTCGAACTACAGAGAACAGTGCAGTGAGGGGTTAACACAAGGGCTGCAAAtccacataaaatcagagaattctttttttaaaaagttaataataataataataataataataatatccatGATTGAGAAGTAAGAAAGGGTGGTATTactgcagagttttttttttttaaacaaattattttgtCTGTAAAAAGCCATAAAGTACAAATAAGCATTTatcacacattttaaaactacaaGATATCAATTTATTCTTTTTCCTAATAAAACTCACGTGAAAATTCTTCACACttaaaaagtctgtttttgatcTTATAAAGGTGCTAAGGTAGTAAATGACTAAATCTTATGTCACAACCTGGAGTTTTCCAACAGTAAAGTGAGTCATTTCAGATCGCTACCACCAGCATAtgacacaggaaacagaaaacaccATGTAAGGTCAGTTATATGCCAACTTTAAAATCCTATCAAAAGATCAATACAAAGTAAACCTGAGGTTTGTGAAAGTACTTAgttgccaaaacaaacaaaaaaaaaaaagttctttgcAGGCTCACCAATGagacagtgaattagactgaaaggCTGACAGGAatgacaaaaaaggaaaaagttggTTAAAAGTACCAaccagaaaaacagacaaaactgaaagaaGTTATGCTCCACATGAACTAGATAAGATCTAAAACCATCATCCATCTGAGGCACTATGGATCCAGCTGACAGCACTTGAAGACGTGTGGAACGGCAAGTCCTAGGACATCCTCTGTTTATTCCTTCTGTAAATACAATGAGTATCTCAGAACTGCTCACAGCACAATACGGAGGGCTCCCCATGACACCGCAAATGTCAAAACCTAGTCTCAGTTGAGTAAAATCAACATGGGCAAATGTAAAGAACTAACATGACTGGCATCAAATGCAGGCGTAGGAGATCTGGTGCACAGATTAAGGTCAGCTGCTAGTTTACTTTTCATGTAGGCCTGATAAGGTTCTGTTTAATTGTTAAAGAGAGGAAAGTGTATTTAACAACTAAAATGATTTGCTTGAATGCCATCAATGTAACAACCATATGGTTGAATTGTTAGTTCTTCATATAATCAGTCCTAAACATGGGGAGTCACACTTTACAAATCAGCCCACAACATATTTACAGGAATTACTCCTCTTCAGTTCAAGATTATCAACAGTTTAGTCGTTGAGATGCAAGATGTTAGACAGCTGTTCTCAGGCTCTCCCACATCTGCCTCTGCAGATTATGAGCTCTGCCGTGTTTAGATGCCTACTTCTGCTCAGACTTCCATAAATAATTTATCTTAACAAAGTCAGCCAAACACACAGATCACGATCCACGATCAAATCCTGACAGACCCTTACCTTAAGTGGCCCAAATATCGCTCAGTTGTCTGTTAAGTTTCagattttacaatataaaaacatGAGCAATGCAACTTTCTTGCTCACTTGCTTAAATTTGGAGGCAACTGATTATTGTAGCCTATATAGACTTCTGTTTGTGAAATATTTGCTTAGTTTTTggcatatattaaaaaaaaaaaaaaaaaaaaaaaaaaaaaaaaaggctttctgTGAGCCCAGCATGTGAAATGACTGAGCCACTTAGAATTTTGCTGCTAATCATCCCTCTCATTTACCTTCATTCCTTATGGCCACAGTATCAACCCTGTGAGTGCACATACAGCAGTGTACACCAATTCATGGATGTAGCAAGCCTCATTGTCCAGTCCGCAATAAAGCAGACAATGGCAAAGAAGCAAGAGAAATACAGCTTTATTATCCACTGACACCTAGTGGCCGTTTAGTATAGTGTCTTGTAAATACACTGAAAGTCCAGTGAACTCTGGTTGCGCCTGTACAGAGAAGCCAAAGATCATGTGCACAGTTTCTTTAATCTGAAGCATAAAATGCTGAAAGAGCAATTTAAAAGAAACAGCTTGGAAAACCTGATACAGCAGCTGAAAATGTCAACTTCTGTAATTCAAATGTGACAGTGATCATAAAACTGAAAGCACTGTACTAAAGATGAGAGGGACCATTCAACTTGCTATCAACgagctaacgagcttgccccattgttcacgaacatcttcaactcctcactggaggcttgccacgtgcctgtctgctttaaaaccgctaccattgttcctgtccccaagaagccaaggatcactggactaaatgactacagacctgtggcactgacttctgtggtcatgaagtcatttgagcgtctggtgctgtcccacctcaagtccctcacagccccccttctggaccccctgcagtttgcctacagagccaacaggtctgtggacgacgccatcaacctgactctgcacttcatcctacagcatctggactcccagggaacctacgccaggatcctgtttgtggacttcagctctgccttcaacaccatcatccctgatctcctccaagaaaagctgtcccagatgaacgtgcctgatcccatctgcaggtggatcactgacttcctgacgaacaggaagcagcacgtgaggctggggaagaatgtctcggactcccggaccatcagcactggcactcctcagggctgtgtcctctctcctctgctcttctccctgtataccaactgctgcacctctgaccaccagtctgtcaagcttattaagtttgcagacgacatgactctcatcggactcatctcagacggggacgagtcggcctacaggatggaggtcaaacgtctggcgtcctggtgcagccacaataacctggtactgaacgcccagaagacagtggagattatagtggactttaggaagcacacagcccctctaccctccatcatcctgactgacacccccatcaccacagtggactcttctcgcttcctgggaactaccatcacccaggacctcaagtgggagcccaccatcacctctgtcatcaaaaaggcccagcagaggatgtacttcctgcggcagttgaagaaattcaacttgccagcaaggaccatggtgcagttctatactgccatcattgagtccatcctcacctcctccatcactgtgtggtacgctggagccaccactagggacaaacagagactacagcgcgttgtgcactctgctgagaaggtgattggctgtaacctcccatctctccaggacctgtacacctccaggacactggggcgtgcaggtcggatcacagccgaccactctcaccctgggcacagactttttgaccctctcccctcaggcaggaggctacggtccatacggaccagaacctcccgccataagaacagtttcttcccctctgctgttggactcatgaacaattaccctaagactgctaccaccaccctccacaaacgctgatgaccctatgtctatgcacctgtctgactgcactgatgtacatattagtggaatatagtctacattcttttatcttttaattagtctctgcactgtatattttgtaattttgtaatattgtgctatagttatagctctaatatctctgtatatttgcaatttgtatacttgtatattgtcttatagtttttatacttatttgtttttttctgtaagcacgaagtaccgcagcaatttcctaatgctgtgaacctgttcacccatatggcaataaaaaccttctgattctgattctgattctgatcagcACTTGGTTCAATGCCTGTATTTCTGATGGATGTGGGTGCATTTGCGCCTATGAATTGGTAGCCTGCATATCTGGAAGGGcttcatcagtgctgaaaggtatatacaggacAGTTCAGCAGCTTGAGTCAGAATgagacaacattcctctcccaaatgTCTAGCCAATCAATATCAcccattttctttcttaaaaatggtacattttttttacatctcGAAGTTCCTTTTTTCAAAAGTTGCAGCCTCAGCAATACTTCATGAAAAAGTAGGGTTAGTCACTGAACAGAAACTGAATAGTTCCCCTACATCTCCGGCATACCCGCTACAGTGATTTCCTCAAATCCAGTTAGGTTACCTTCTCGTGGTACGGCCCCAGTACGATCCATCCACAAAAGGTGTAGCCAAGGTAGATCATGccagcacagcagcagaaacgcAGGACCTTCGGAAAGGCTGCTTTCATGGTTAGGATCAGCACCTACTCTTGCAAGAAATCTAGAGTTTATAAGTGATGTTTAAACCAGATAAGACCATGAATAAAGAAAGATATGTGAGGGTGGAGTGACATAAGTATACACGTGTGCATGATGgggattttttaaataaaaaataaacaaataattttcATAGCAATTTTCTCCTTCACTTGGACTCACATTGTATTTCTGGAAGTATCCCAGGTACCTGATCACACCAACCCACACCAATAATGTAGACGTCCCCAGGAAGATACTGCACACGTCATAATTTGTTAGGTTCtacagaaaagaagagagagagagagttcacAAGTAGGATGGCAGTTCCAGAAAAATCAGTtacatcattttaaaagttATAAACTAGACCAGTCAAAGCTGGATTTATTGTATCATTCTTATCACTAGCACTAAACTACACACAGTccacttgtttattttattagttcTCAAAGTACAAGGTGTGAATCAGAGGAACAATCTTAAtatgcttttatattttaagatGTTACACAACCAAATCAGTATGTActctggaaaaaaatgtatataaactCTAGGTTTCTTTGAAGGACAGCTTCACTGATTTAacatttctgtctgtgtctAACTGCTCAAAGCTACAGAATCACTGTGCAAACTCTCAATCCCATTTAAATGTTGGTAATGTAGGTACTATGTTTGACTgggaatttaaataaataaagagaagtCCAAACTGTCCTTTGTGAGTTTGACAAACCCAAATTGATGAAGCATGGCTGCAATCACATGGCTTAACCCTTTCAACCCCCACAGTAACTGCAAGACAGACGTAGATTATTAATTTTACCTTTGCCTGTATCTCCATCTTCAGAATCGATCCGATAATGGCTAAAAGGTCGCTAACGATGACCAGCAAGTACCAGCCATTCAGAAATTCCCTCTGGTCATCCTCACACACTTTACGATTGAAGTTTTCATGAAAGAATCTGGAGAATCTCTTGAAAATACAACAATGCAAATTCAGTCACTCGTAAAGACAGATCTGGAACACAGCAAGTAGACTGTTTGCATTCATTTCAggatttgcattttgcacattttgagCAGCTGACCTGGAGTAACCTGACAGCCAGTATGATGGAGCGAGTGCACAGCACGGCTGACGTGAGGCACATCAGAATAACGAAGCCATCAAATACCAGCAGATAGTGTGTGTTCTTCTGAGCTGAAGCAGACAAAAAGTGTGGGTGTGAGAGGGTTTATCACTTAACAACTCCCTCACACTTACATTTCTAACACTGATAATAGAACTCAGAAGGCAAACGCCTCATTTACAGGAAACAGTACGAGTACAAGTCTGGAGCCACGAAGGTCTAATTCAacataagattaaaaaaaaaaaaaaaaaatttaaatgcctTCAAAACTTGATGTTTTACCATATTTTTATAGATATTCCAAACATGCATTTGCAAGCTGACAGTTCTTAAAGTCACAGTCTGTCCTTTTGTCCCCACATACATGTTTCCTTTAGTTAGAGAAGTTCAGCTTACCTGTCCCCGATATCTTCCAGTCTCGGCATGCACTGCTCTGAGCTTCTATGTCTaggaatattttcatttttccactGTGACACTGGTTGTCAAATGTTATCTGGGTACAAAATATAAAGGGATCATCTCGGCTGTACATTTTTCCACCTCCACATGCAGTTTATAATGCCAAAAAGTATATACCGTAACAAAGAAGGCATAGCAGTCAGGTAACTCCCGTGAACGCACTGTCTGCAGGTTGATTCCGCTCAGCTGGAATGTTATTTTGATGTCAACAagtctgaaacagcagcagatttgattaaaaaaaataaaataagtggaTTTCAGTAcataatgtaaatattttaaatggtaCTCCATACCTGTAAAAATCCAGATCAAAAAAGGATGAATTCTCTGTTCTCCACAGGTTTGCAGTCTTTGGATCATGTGACATACAAACTGAGAAGATTAACATTGTCAAAAATACAtacacactgtgtgtgaaacacagacacacttttcacaaataaacatgGAAATAGTGAACTATTGTTTCCCTTTGTGTTACTCCTGGCTTAAAATTGGTTCTTGTAACAGTGATTTCTTAATTCAAATGCTACCATTATAATATTAGATATTCCAATATGGAAATTACTGATCTGTTTTTCAACCAATAAAGAGAGACTGTGCAAAAGAAATTGTATTCGTAACATGAATATTTTGACCATTTTATAATAAAGGCTCCAAACACATGTTGCCATTACAAGGATTCAAGTTTGTGATTGAATATTAAAACTACAAGAGAACAACACAATGGTGCAAGATCCTAATCACCTAAATGGTCAGTTACTAACTGGTCCACTTATAACAGCAAACCGGCATGCAAATCTTCCCTCTCACCTGTCTCCAGCTGGGCATCAATGTTATACGCCTCTTCTGAAGGCTCCACACTGCCCCTCTTATAATACTTTTTACACATGATGAGAGGCAGCAGCTTGCCATTTACATCCTCTGCGTAACTGATCGGACCCACGGAGAGCTGGTCCAGCTGGCTGTACTGTAgaggggaggggggaaaaaattaaaattttgtcCAGGGTGATCAAGACAATATAATGAAGCTGAAAACTGACACATCACAGTGAAACAACACATGATGAAACATTACACAAAAAAGTGGTTCCAATCCATGTGATGATCatataaatgtgaaaatgtttaaTTACACCGAGTACATTTAGAGGAACATCAGCACTCAAGTTTTCAGTAAAGTAATTGATTAATGATCATAACAGTGTTAAAATTTCTATTGTCAAATTCCTGCAAACACTTTGTAATACTACACTAACAAAGCCAAAGGTGAGGTAGTTCGACTTGCCTGATTCATG
Proteins encoded:
- the mcoln2 gene encoding mucolipin-2 isoform X2, coding for MELFSRYLDRSNSISSVMTQEIIKEEHLRDDLKYYFMSPCEKYRARRHVPWKMGVQILKIIMVTSQLIIFGLNNQLVVSYKEENTMALKNLFLKDYKGVDEDGKLLPLIMCKKYYKRGSVEPSEEAYNIDAQLETVCMSHDPKTANLWRTENSSFFDLDFYRLVDIKITFQLSGINLQTVRSRELPDCYAFFVTITFDNQCHSGKMKIFLDIEAQSSACRDWKISGTAQKNTHYLLVFDGFVILMCLTSAVLCTRSIILAVRLLQRFSRFFHENFNRKVCEDDQREFLNGWYLLVIVSDLLAIIGSILKMEIQAKNLTNYDVCSIFLGTSTLLVWVGVIRYLGYFQKYNVLILTMKAAFPKVLRFCCCAGMIYLGYTFCGWIVLGPYHEKFEGLSLVAECLFSLLNGDDMFTTFAQLKDKNTLVWLFSRAYLYSFISLFIYMVLSLFIALITDAYETIKSYQKNGFPQTDLQKFLHEPTELPNVEESNQMDVNMRHSALCCCQRVPANDDIILTCIS
- the mcoln2 gene encoding mucolipin-2 isoform X1; amino-acid sequence: MELFSRYLDRSNSISSVMTQEIIKEEHLRDDLKYYFMSPCEKYRARRHVPWKMGVQILKIIMVTSQLIIFGLNNQLVVSYKEENTMALKNLFLKDYKGVDEDDYSVAVYTKRDFYDSLFYVMNQYSQLDQLSVGPISYAEDVNGKLLPLIMCKKYYKRGSVEPSEEAYNIDAQLETVCMSHDPKTANLWRTENSSFFDLDFYRLVDIKITFQLSGINLQTVRSRELPDCYAFFVTITFDNQCHSGKMKIFLDIEAQSSACRDWKISGTAQKNTHYLLVFDGFVILMCLTSAVLCTRSIILAVRLLQRFSRFFHENFNRKVCEDDQREFLNGWYLLVIVSDLLAIIGSILKMEIQAKNLTNYDVCSIFLGTSTLLVWVGVIRYLGYFQKYNVLILTMKAAFPKVLRFCCCAGMIYLGYTFCGWIVLGPYHEKFEGLSLVAECLFSLLNGDDMFTTFAQLKDKNTLVWLFSRAYLYSFISLFIYMVLSLFIALITDAYETIKSYQKNGFPQTDLQKFLHEPTELPNVEESNQMDVNMRHSALCCCQRVPANDDIILTCIS